AACATCGACTTTTTCCTGATTCATTTTCCAGGCGCGATTTACGCCCAAGAGCACCATAACTTCTTCGCGACCGGCAACAACATTGGTCGCATTCACATAAAGGCTCTTCATGTTCGAGTCGTTCCATACGACTTCAGGCGGGCGGCTTCAGAATGACGCGCAAGGATGGCGACCCCGGAACAAGTCTGGGGTGACAAGTGGCGGGCATGACAGACCAAGGTAACAAGGACAAATCTCAAGCCTACCACATCTATAGGTTAAACCAGAATTGGGGACATTTCCTTTAGAATCGCTCCCACATTTTACTATCTTTGCACTCGTTTAAAGCGGGTTAAAGATGAGCGAAAATTACAAATACGGATTTGTCACTGATATTGAAAACGAAGCCTTCGAAAAAGGTCTTAACGAGGATATCATCCGCAGGGCGTCAGCGCTCCGTGGCGAACCGCAGTTTATGCTCGATTTCCGCTTGAGAGCCTACGAAAAGCTCAAGACGATGGAACAGCCCAACTGGGGCGAACTCCACTTCAATCCTGTCGATTTGCAGGACATCGTCTATTACTCCGCACCGAAGACCAAGAAGAGCCACGAAAAAATTGAAGACGTGGATCCGGAACTCTTGGCGACTTTTGAAAAGCTCGGCATCCCGCTCGACGAACAGAAGCGACTCGCAAACGTAGCCGTCGATGCCGTGTTCGACTCCGTCAGTATTTACACGAGCCACAAGAAGAAACTCATGGAAATGGGCATCATCTTCTGCTCCATCAGCGATGCCATCAAGGAATACCCGGAACTCATTGAAGAGTATCTTGGTAGCGTGGTCCCCGCTGGCGACAACTACTTTGCGGCCCTCAACAGCGCAGTCTTTGGCGACGGAAGCTTTGTGTACATTCCGCCTGGAGTCAAGTGCCCCATGGACCTTTCCACCTACTTCCGCATCAATAACAAGGAAGCAGGCCAGTTCGAACGCACGCTGATTATCGCCGATGACGACGCGAGCGTGAGCTACCTCGAAGGCTGCACCGCCCCCGAATTTTCGAGCAAGCAGCTCCACAGCGCCATTGTGGAACTCGTAGCTAAGGAAAACGCCAAAATCAAGTATTCTACCGTGCAAAACTGGTACGCAGGCGACCGCGAAACGGGCGCAGGCGGCGTGTACAACTTCGTCACGAAGCGTGGCAAGTGCGCAGGCAAGAACAGCCGCATCAGCTGGACGCAGGTCGAAACGGGATCTGCCATCACGTGGAAGTACCCGAGCTGCATTTTGCAGGGCGACAACTCCGTCGGTGAATTCTACAGCGTGGCCCTCACGAACGGCCACATGCAGGCTGACACCGGCACGAAGATGATCCACATCGGCAAGAACACCAAGAGCACGATCATTTCGAAGGGTATCAGCGCGGACTACTCCAGCAACGCCTACCGTGGCGAAGTGAGCATCCGCAAGTCCGCCACAGGCGCCCGCAACTACACCCAGTGCGACAGCATGCTCGTCGGCACCAAGAGTGCCGCCCACACGTTCCCCTACATCACAGTCGCGAACGCGAGCGCCCAGACCGAGCACGAAGCTACGACCAGCCGTATCAGCGAAGACCAGCTGTTCTACTTCGAAAGCCGAGGCATCAAGCGCGAAGACGCCATTCAGGCCATGGTGGGCGGTTTCTGCAAGGACGTGTTCAAGGAACTCCCGGGCGAATTTGCCACCGAAGCGCGCCAGCTCCTCACCCTCAAGCTCGAGCACAGCGTCGGTTAATGCAGTTTAGAGCCATCTAATTCAATCGTGGACATTTAATTCAAAAGGAAAGGGCCGGAAATTTTAGTTTCCGACCCTTATTGGTGTATATGGAGTACTTTATATATAGCATTTTTTAAATTACATAGTGTCATTTATTTCCTTTTTTTAATAAAAAAATATTTTTTCATACAAACATTGTACTTATAACTTCACAACTTAAGAACTAATAAACAAATTATAAACTGTATATAAAAAATTCTCTATAACTTTATAGAGAATTTTTTTACATATGAGTTTGTTCGATTTGTCAGTTTTGGTGTATTTTAAGGCTTTTCGCTTAAATACCTCAAAAATTTAAAATGATACAAATAACTTATCTTGCCACTATCTGGCGCTGAATCTGTTCTGAAAGTTCCACACTACCGATTTCAGCGATGCACTTTAGAGCAAATTCTTCTGCCGAACCCGGTCCACGGCTCGTAATGATGTTTCCATCGACCACGACACGTTCTTCCGTAAATTCACGACATACAAGTTCCTTCTCGCAGCCAGGGTAACATGTAGCCTTTCTATCCACGAGAATCCGGGCCTTGCTGAGGACTGTCGGCGCGGCACAAATGGCAAGAACCCATTTATTATCGTCATTAAGGCTGCAAATTGTGGTTTCAACAGCGGCGCTAGCCTTGAGATTCTGGACACCGACACCGCCTCCAGGAAGGAACACAGCATCAAAATCGGTAGGTTCAAGCTTGCTCAAGGCTACATCTGAGAGGATTTTCAGCCCATGAGCACCTCCTACAACCTCGGCCCCCGAAACTGAGGCTACCGTCACCTTAAATCCGGCACGGCGCCACAAATCTACAGGAACCACGAATTCCGTTTCTTCAAAACCATCTGCCAGCAAGACAAGTATCTGCATAAAACCTCCGATAACTTTATTTAATTATTATAGCTTTTTTTAGTTTATTTATCACATTTTTTAGTAAAAATAGCGCATTCTCAATCCATTTTTCATCCTGTTCTAAATCGGCAATCCCGTTAAATTCTATATTTGGGCTATGAATTTCAAAGATAGAATCATCCGTGCGACGGGCAAAAAAACGCCCTTCCGCCTTATTGTGGTCGATTTAACAGAGACTATGAACGAAATCGGCCGGCACCACAACGCTAAAGGTTTTGCACTCAAGCTGCTTGCAGAAAACTCTATCGCAAGCATTTTCCTCAGTGCTGGGCTTAAATTCGCAGGAACCGTTTCTTACACCACCACATTTGGCGGCGAAATTACAAAGATTCAAACAGACTCCACTCCGATGGGTCTTGTCCGCGCCATGATTCCGCAGGCAGAACTCCAGGCTATTGGAGCAAACGAACCCGCGCTCGTTCCACAACACGTTCAAGTCGTAAAGCTGAACGAACAGGGCAAACGTGTCCACGAAAGCATCATCGAAGCTCCGTCCGTCTCCGTAGGCCAGAACCTCGCCACATACCTCTTGCAGTCCGAACAGATTCGTTCTGCCGTGGGCATTGAAGCTCAGTACAATGCTCAGGACCCGAGCATTCTCGACTACGCCGCAGGTTTCTACATCGAGGCATTCCCGGACCTTGAGGACAAGGACATCAACCTGATCGAAGTTATCGTGCAGAACCTCCCGAAGTTCTGCGACATGTACAAGGCAGACAAGGGATTCGACCTTGACGAACTTTTGGACCAGCTCCGTGGCCCGTACGACATCGAAGTCGTGCGCGAAATCGACCCGAAGCCATTCTGCCCGTGCAGCAAGGACCGCATGCTTGCTACACTTGCAACGCTCCCGCTCAAGGACTTGCAGGAACTCAGCAGCGAGAACAAGGACTTGAACGTCGTCTGCGACTTCTGCCGCACAAACTACACGATTACACCTGCGGATATGCAAGAAATTATAGACGAGAGAAAAAAAAGTTCCTAGTTCGGAGTTACTAGTTACTAGAGATCCTTCGACTTCGCTCAGGATGACACAGCAACTAGTTCTCTGACAAACAATAAAACTATTAACTAGTAACTATCAACTAATAACTAATCATTATGTTTACTAAGCAATGTGTTGTCACTCTTGACCTGGAAGGCGTTCTTGCGCCAGAAATCTGGATTGCCGTCGCCGAAAAGACGGGCATCAAGGACCTCCGCCTCACCACGCGCGACATACCCGACTACGATGTGCTCATGAAGGGCCGCATCAAGATTCTCGAACGCGAAAACATCAAGCTCTCTGACATCCAGAACGTTATTGCAAATCTCGGACTCCTCGAAGGTGCCCGCGACTTCATGGACACACTCCGCGACGAAGCCCAAGTGATCATCCTCTCGGACACGTTCCAGGAATTTGCCTACCCGATCATGAAGAATCTCGGATTCCCGACGATTTTCTGCCACAATCTCGTGGTCGAAAACGACATGATCAAGGGTTATCACTTGCGCATGAGCGACCAGAAGACGAAGGTCGTAAAACACTTGCAGGAACTCAACTTCAAGGTGTTCGCCTCGGGCGATTCCTTCAACGATACGGGTATGCTCAAGCAGGCCGACAAGGGCTGCTTCTTCTGCGCACCGGATTCCATCGTCGCCCAGTTCCCGCAGCTCGAAGCCACAAAGACCTACGCAGAACTTTTGGACAAGTTCCACAAGTTCCAGGAATCTCTTTAAATTGGTAGACAGTAGGACAAATGCGTAAACCGAGAGTCGCGCAAAAACTTATTTTGGCATGACCGAGGTTAGCATTTGGTAAATGAGCGTAGCGAATTTACAAGTCGGAAGTAGACAGAAAACTGTTTATACAGAAAGAGCCTCGCAATCGCGAGGCCTTTCTGTTAATGACTAACGACTAAAAAACTACTTCAAGCTAGGTGTTTCCCAGTCAATCCATTCAGACTTTTTGAAGTTGATGGTTTGAGTATTCTTGGAATAGTCAATCTTACCCGTCTTGGCATCCTTGCCGAGCAAGAACTTGTTCATAAAGTCCTTGACTTCGTCGAACTGTCCGTTCGGAAGCTGGCAGTGACCGTGACCGCCTTCCTGGCTGTAGGTGTAATTTTCCGTTGCACCGAGAGCGTCATAAACTTCCTTAGAAGCTTGTCCGCAATAGTTCGACGGAACTTCACCCAACCATTCCTGGCCGGCATTGTCGAGAATGAGGAGCGCACGCGGTGCAACCATGGCCACCAACATGTGCTGGTCGAACGGGAGCGTATTTTCCCTGCCATCGTAGCTCTTGAAGCTAGAAATCATCCACTTGCCTTCGGTACCGGCACTAGCAAGGCCCTGCACAAACTGCTTGCCCTTCTGCTTGTTGACTTGAGCTCCCACGCGCCAAAGCGATGCGCCACCGGAACCAGATTCTTGCGGAATGGTGAGAGCGATACGTTCATCGAACGCGCCCACGGCAAGAGTACCCTTGCCCCAGCGAGAGCAACCCGTCATCGCAAGATGCTTCACGTCGATACCCGCTTCCGGAGTCTTTTCGAGAGCGTCGATAATGCGGCTTACGCCCCAAGCCCATGCAATGATGGTGCCCTGACCCTGGTTATAAAGCTGGAAGAACATACCGCCACCGCTTTCGGGAGCGACGTCATCCGGGTTAAACGTAATCTGAGCGATATCAAGACCGTTCGTCGCGTTGCCGAGGCTTCCGCAACCGCCCATCATGCCACCGCCAAAACCGATCATGGCCGGCTTCGGCTTATCCTTCGTACCCGCGTTGCTGATTTTCACGGAGAACGAACCGGATTTGCCCTTGTCGGTCACCTTGATGGTGAGCTTTCCGCCGGAATAGCTGCCTTCAACCTTTTCCGGGTTACGCGGCTTTGTACCGAACATGAGCTTTTCGTACATAGCACCGATTTCTTCGCGACGGCACTTCCAATCGGCCTTGGACGAAATGCGTGTACCATCAAGCTTTTTGAACGGGTCCGGGAGTTTTGCGTTGTCCACGCTCGACGGGATATTGCCAATCTGGCATTCGCTGCGGTGGTCTTCAACAAATTCATTCACCGGGGACGGCGGCGGTTCAGTAGCACTCGAACTCACCGGCGCTACAGCAGAACTCGATTCAACCGGAGGTTCTGCTACAGAGCTGCTGGAACGATGGTGATGTACGCTCGAGCTTGAGCCTTCAAGCCCAGAGCTTAGCGATGCAGAGCTAGAAGAACCTTCGACAGGTCCAACACCGCTACTGGACAAAGTCCCGTCCATACCGCTCGATGGAGATTGCTGATTGTCCGAAGAACTGGACTCACCCGCCTCTTCTGCGGATGAGCTAGAACTAGCACCATTGTCAGGCGCTTCGCTCGAAGAACTCCAATATTCCTCAAGACATTCTGGTGTTAAACATTGCACGTCTGATGGCAATTTGTCATCACCGCACGCCAATAAGCCAAAGGCAGCTACTGCCATAGGCATTAGTTTCATCCACTTATTCATTGTATACCAACCCCAACAACAGCCGAGAATTCGGCAAAATTGTTGTCCTTTAAATTAATCTAATCTAAAAGAACAAGACTCGGTGTAATATTATTTTTGTTGTAAGAGTTACAACAGGCTAAAAACATTTCAAATCTTTTTTTCTGATTTTTTACGATCTTTAAACCGAAGAACGCATTTTTTTGTCTTATTTTTGGCATATTTCCAAAAAAAAAGACGCTTATGTATCAAATTATTAGATAAATTGAGAATGATGGATCAGGCTAAATTTACAACGAATCAGGAGCACATTGTAAATGTGCTCCTTAAGAAGAATCCAAAGCTAGACGAAGGGATTCTTAGAAAAGCTATAGCCTTTATTGCCGATGCCCACGATGGTCAATACCGCAAAAGCGGCATGCCCTACACAGAACACCCTTACGAAGTGGCCAAGATTCTTGCAGACTTAAAGCAAGACCAGGCAACGGTACTAGCAGGCTTATTGCACGACGTGGTGGAAGACACCCCGCATACCCTCAGTGAAATTTCAGAACTTTTTGGCGAAGACACGGCGTTCATGGTCGATGCGGTAACAAAGATTACCGCCGTCCAGGAGGCAAGCAAGACGGCGCAAAAGGCAAGCACCTACCGTAAGCTCATTACGGCCATGGCGAAAGACCCGCGCGTCATCATGATCAAGATCGCTGACCGCATCCACAACATGCGCACCATGCGATACATGAAGCCCGAAAAGCGAAAGATTATCGCCCAGGAAACGCTCGATATCTACGTACCGCTCACCCATAGGTTCGGTCTATACAAGCTGAAAACCGAACTCGAAGACTTGAGCTTCAAGTACGTAAACCCGGATGAATACCAGAAGCTCGTCGATGCCCTTATCGAGAACAAGGAAAAGCGCGAGAACTACGTACAGTCCGTGATTGGGCCGCTCCAGATCAAGATGGCCCTCGAAGACTTCGACTGCACCATCCAGGGACGTACCAAGAATATATACAGCATCTATAACAAGATGATCGCGCGCGGCTGCGGGTTCGAAGACATCTTCGACATTTTCGCCATCCGCATCATCGTCGAGACGATCCCGGAATGCTACCTCGCCCTCGGTTATGTACACAACCTCTGGACGCCGCTTCAAAGCCGCTTCAAGGACTACATCGCCACCCCGAAGCCGAACCTTTACCAGAGTATCCATACAACGGTCATCGGTCCTGAAAACAAGATGGTCGAAGTCCAGATCCGCACAAAGGACATGGACTTAACCGCCGAAAAAGGATTCGCCGCCCACTGGGCCTACAAGATGGAAACGCAGCACGAAGGCGAAGAACTCGCCTGGCTTGACCACATGGTCAAGCTGCAATCCGAAATCTCGGACTCCAAGGAATACCTCGACTTCTTGAAGGTGGACCTGAAACCCGAAGGCATGACGGTGTTTACTCCGAAGGGCGCTTCGATTGAACTCCCTGAAGGCGCCATCGTTCTGGACTTTGCATTTGCGGTTCATTCGGAACTTGGGCTGCACTGCATTGGCGCCCGCATTAACGACAAGGTCGTAAGCCTTGATGAACCGGTGCCGCATGGCGCCACGATCCAGATTTTAAAGAGTCCGAACCAGGAACCGAGTCCAGAATGGCTGAACATGGTAAAAACCATCAAGGCAAAGCAAGAACTCCGCAAGTGGATGAAGACAAGCATCATCATCCAGTCCCGCAGCCTCGGTAAGGAAATCTGGACACGCGAACTCCGCCTCCTCAAGATCGAAAAAGACAAGAGACCCAAGGACGAAGCCATTCTACAGTACTTCGGCATGACGAGCCTCAATGAATTTTTCGAAAAGCTAGGCCAGGGCGAACTGCCGCTCCAGGACATCCACCGCTTCTTGAACGGCGGAAATGATATTTCCAAGGAAACGACAGCGCTCCGCTTCTACCCGAAATTCGGAAAGGACATGGACAACACGCTCACCGACGAAATGCCGTTGATGATCGGTCACGAGACCAGCCTCCTTATCCATTTCGCAAGCTGCTGTGGTCCAGTTCCAGGCGATAAGATTGTCGGCGTGATGCGCCCGCAGATCGGTATTGAAGTCCACAAGAGCGATTGCCCTTGCCTCAAGGACTTGCCGACCGACCAACGCCTGCCCGTTGACTGGAGCGCCGATGTCACAAAACCATTTACAACGCACCTCACGATTGAAACAGACAACCGCAGGAACTTGCCATTAAGCATCCTGATGGTTCTGAAAGACGAAAACTTGTCGCTAGACAGAATGAGCATCGCAAGCGCCCAGTACACAGGACGCATCCGCATGGAATTCAAGGCGTTCCGCAAGGACCAGGTCGATGCCATTGTGACCAAGATAAGGCAAGTCGAGGGCGTCAGAGGGGTTGAAAAAGCATGATATCGTCCCTACACCATTGCGACTACACACAAAAAAACCGTGCGTTCAACTGCCGCATGAGGAACCGCTATTACGAAGAAGTGTATTACGCTTTCCGTGCGCTGTTTCCGAATGAAATTGCAGAAGTCAAGGAATCTACGCCTGAAGAAAACAATGCATGGTACCAGCATTTGAGCAAGGACATCAAGCGTTATGAACGTCTCCTGATGACATGCCTCGAATATGCGCAAGCTGCGATTTTCTACGGCAAGGCGGAAAATTCTTCGCTTTACTCTAAGGACAAACGCTGGGGTATCTTGCAAGAAGAAATTTTCCTTGTGCACTTTTTGCAGGAGTTGCTTTCGACGACGCGATACGTTATCGCAAGGATTGATACGGACAAAGTGTTGCAGCAATGGAGTGGGGAAATGCAGGGCATGAAATCGAGTCCTGTCGTTTACGGTTTCGTGAGTGATATTCAAGGCAAGTTGAATACCATGAACGCAGGCACCATTGATGAATTTAAGGACTTGTTGAAACACGTTCTGGACCGTTTCCAGATTGCAAACACGCTATTCGGAACCGTCCAGGACTTGCAGAATTTCTATTAAAGACCAACGACTATTGACCATTGACTAATAACTATGTCTGAATACATCATTCTATCCATTTTCCTTTTTCTGGGCGCGTTTATCGCGGCGGCGGCAACCGTCACGGGCCTATTGCTAGGCTACCGCACCAAGAATACAAAGAACAAGATGGCTCCGTACGAATGCGGTATGGAAACCATCGGCAACGCAAGAATTCAGTTCAAGGTGGGCTACTACCTGTTCGCCTTGCTCTTCCTCGTGTTTGATATCGAAGCGCTGTTCCTCTTCCCCGTCATGATGAACTTCAAGGAAATCATGGCTGGCCACACGGCGCTCCCGCCATCAGTCGTCGTTATCGACCTTATCATCTTCATTGCGATTCTCGTTTCGGGCCTTGCTTACGCCTGGAAAAAAGGAATTCTCAAATGGGAATAATCAATTTAGCTCCAAAGATCTTGGACCCGATTCCCGGTGGAAAGTACGTTGTAAACGCCATCGACTATGTTGTGAACTGGGCCCGTGCAAACTCCATTTGGCCTCTGACATACGGTACTAGCTGCTGCGCCATCGAAATGATGTCGAGTTCTATGGCTCGTTATGACATTGCCCGTTTTGGCTCTGAAGTGTTCCGCTCGTCCCCGAGACAGGCGGACTTGTTTATTTTGGCAGGTACGATTACCCGCCGCATGGCTCCCGCCATCCAGATGCTTTGGGAACAAATTCCCGGTCCGAAATACGTGATCGCCATGGGCGCCTGCACGATTAGCGGTGGTCCGTTCATCTACGACAACTATTCTGTTGTCCGTGGTGCACAGAACTTGATTCCGGTCGATGTGTTCGTTCCCGGTTGCCCGCCGCGCCCCGAAGCACTTTTCCATGGACTTTTGACGCTCCGCGAAAAGATCCTCAAGGAAACTTGCCGCAACCCGTGGCACGAAGGCGAACCGAAAGACGTTTCGACGATGGACCGCTATCGCGAAGCCGCAAAGACTTGGGCCGCTCTCGAAGAAATGAAAGACGAGCAGATGGCCGAAGCCCGCGCGAAGTTCAAGGAAGAAAATCCGGACTACAAGAGTGCCTTCAAGCCCATCCGCGTCAAGAAGCCGGATATGCCGGAAGTGGAACGCGTACCCGCCAAGCGCTTTGGCATGACGCAGCTTGAACTTTTCACAAAGCTCCGCGCCAAGTTCCCGAACGTGACCGTGCATACGCGCGGTGAAGACACTCCAGAAGATGTCGTTGCCAAGTTGCCGGCGGATTGCCCGCTCGAAGTCATGCTCGAAAAGGAAGATTACCTGAACGTCGTTGAATTTGTCAAGAATGATCCTGAATTCAAGATGGATTACCTGATTGACGTGACCGCGATTGACTACGACGATCACTTCGACATGGTGACAATGCTCAGAAGCCTTGAAATCGGTCACAAGATTTTCCTTTGTGTGCAGCTCAAGAAAGACTTCTCGATTGACGAAGAAAAGCGCCCGACATCGCTCCTCGCTAGCGTCCCGACCATATCGCACCTCTACCCCGGTGCCGAAATCAAGGAACGCGAAGTTTACGACATGTTCGGCATCAAGTTTGAAAACCACCCCGACCTTCGCCGCATCTTCTTGGACAAGGACTTCGTGGGTTACCCGCTCCGTAAAGACTTTACTCACCCGGAAATGATTAGGAGGCCTATATGAGTCATCAGTTACCTCCGGGATTTCGCCTCGAACGCAAATCGAATACTGAAGAATTTTTTATCAACATGGGTCCGCAGCACCCG
This is a stretch of genomic DNA from Fibrobacter sp. UWB4. It encodes these proteins:
- the nuoB gene encoding NADH-quinone oxidoreductase subunit NuoB — encoded protein: MGIINLAPKILDPIPGGKYVVNAIDYVVNWARANSIWPLTYGTSCCAIEMMSSSMARYDIARFGSEVFRSSPRQADLFILAGTITRRMAPAIQMLWEQIPGPKYVIAMGACTISGGPFIYDNYSVVRGAQNLIPVDVFVPGCPPRPEALFHGLLTLREKILKETCRNPWHEGEPKDVSTMDRYREAAKTWAALEEMKDEQMAEARAKFKEENPDYKSAFKPIRVKKPDMPEVERVPAKRFGMTQLELFTKLRAKFPNVTVHTRGEDTPEDVVAKLPADCPLEVMLEKEDYLNVVEFVKNDPEFKMDYLIDVTAIDYDDHFDMVTMLRSLEIGHKIFLCVQLKKDFSIDEEKRPTSLLASVPTISHLYPGAEIKEREVYDMFGIKFENHPDLRRIFLDKDFVGYPLRKDFTHPEMIRRPI
- a CDS encoding DJ-1 family glyoxalase III; this encodes MQILVLLADGFEETEFVVPVDLWRRAGFKVTVASVSGAEVVGGAHGLKILSDVALSKLEPTDFDAVFLPGGGVGVQNLKASAAVETTICSLNDDNKWVLAICAAPTVLSKARILVDRKATCYPGCEKELVCREFTEERVVVDGNIITSRGPGSAEEFALKCIAEIGSVELSEQIQRQIVAR
- the sufB gene encoding Fe-S cluster assembly protein SufB, yielding MSENYKYGFVTDIENEAFEKGLNEDIIRRASALRGEPQFMLDFRLRAYEKLKTMEQPNWGELHFNPVDLQDIVYYSAPKTKKSHEKIEDVDPELLATFEKLGIPLDEQKRLANVAVDAVFDSVSIYTSHKKKLMEMGIIFCSISDAIKEYPELIEEYLGSVVPAGDNYFAALNSAVFGDGSFVYIPPGVKCPMDLSTYFRINNKEAGQFERTLIIADDDASVSYLEGCTAPEFSSKQLHSAIVELVAKENAKIKYSTVQNWYAGDRETGAGGVYNFVTKRGKCAGKNSRISWTQVETGSAITWKYPSCILQGDNSVGEFYSVALTNGHMQADTGTKMIHIGKNTKSTIISKGISADYSSNAYRGEVSIRKSATGARNYTQCDSMLVGTKSAAHTFPYITVANASAQTEHEATTSRISEDQLFYFESRGIKREDAIQAMVGGFCKDVFKELPGEFATEARQLLTLKLEHSVG
- a CDS encoding NADH-quinone oxidoreductase subunit A, which encodes MSEYIILSIFLFLGAFIAAAATVTGLLLGYRTKNTKNKMAPYECGMETIGNARIQFKVGYYLFALLFLVFDIEALFLFPVMMNFKEIMAGHTALPPSVVVIDLIIFIAILVSGLAYAWKKGILKWE
- the thrH gene encoding bifunctional phosphoserine phosphatase/homoserine phosphotransferase ThrH; its protein translation is MFTKQCVVTLDLEGVLAPEIWIAVAEKTGIKDLRLTTRDIPDYDVLMKGRIKILERENIKLSDIQNVIANLGLLEGARDFMDTLRDEAQVIILSDTFQEFAYPIMKNLGFPTIFCHNLVVENDMIKGYHLRMSDQKTKVVKHLQELNFKVFASGDSFNDTGMLKQADKGCFFCAPDSIVAQFPQLEATKTYAELLDKFHKFQESL
- a CDS encoding bifunctional (p)ppGpp synthetase/guanosine-3',5'-bis(diphosphate) 3'-pyrophosphohydrolase; protein product: MMDQAKFTTNQEHIVNVLLKKNPKLDEGILRKAIAFIADAHDGQYRKSGMPYTEHPYEVAKILADLKQDQATVLAGLLHDVVEDTPHTLSEISELFGEDTAFMVDAVTKITAVQEASKTAQKASTYRKLITAMAKDPRVIMIKIADRIHNMRTMRYMKPEKRKIIAQETLDIYVPLTHRFGLYKLKTELEDLSFKYVNPDEYQKLVDALIENKEKRENYVQSVIGPLQIKMALEDFDCTIQGRTKNIYSIYNKMIARGCGFEDIFDIFAIRIIVETIPECYLALGYVHNLWTPLQSRFKDYIATPKPNLYQSIHTTVIGPENKMVEVQIRTKDMDLTAEKGFAAHWAYKMETQHEGEELAWLDHMVKLQSEISDSKEYLDFLKVDLKPEGMTVFTPKGASIELPEGAIVLDFAFAVHSELGLHCIGARINDKVVSLDEPVPHGATIQILKSPNQEPSPEWLNMVKTIKAKQELRKWMKTSIIIQSRSLGKEIWTRELRLLKIEKDKRPKDEAILQYFGMTSLNEFFEKLGQGELPLQDIHRFLNGGNDISKETTALRFYPKFGKDMDNTLTDEMPLMIGHETSLLIHFASCCGPVPGDKIVGVMRPQIGIEVHKSDCPCLKDLPTDQRLPVDWSADVTKPFTTHLTIETDNRRNLPLSILMVLKDENLSLDRMSIASAQYTGRIRMEFKAFRKDQVDAIVTKIRQVEGVRGVEKA
- a CDS encoding Hsp33 family molecular chaperone HslO; its protein translation is MNFKDRIIRATGKKTPFRLIVVDLTETMNEIGRHHNAKGFALKLLAENSIASIFLSAGLKFAGTVSYTTTFGGEITKIQTDSTPMGLVRAMIPQAELQAIGANEPALVPQHVQVVKLNEQGKRVHESIIEAPSVSVGQNLATYLLQSEQIRSAVGIEAQYNAQDPSILDYAAGFYIEAFPDLEDKDINLIEVIVQNLPKFCDMYKADKGFDLDELLDQLRGPYDIEVVREIDPKPFCPCSKDRMLATLATLPLKDLQELSSENKDLNVVCDFCRTNYTITPADMQEIIDERKKSS